The proteins below are encoded in one region of Candidatus Binatia bacterium:
- a CDS encoding UvrB/UvrC motif-containing protein: MQCQLCGKRPAIVHFTEIVNNKKSEYHVCEKCAEERGYSVPLLKTKFSVGDLLAGMVDQTGVGEEAKVGRVQCPRCGMVYSSFRETGRLGCSECYVTFRTQLRPLLRRIHGSTKHVGKAPRRDDARTNLRHEIQRLHEEMQRAIEREEFETAASLRDQIRAMEGQETTETTGEGAA; this comes from the coding sequence ATGCAGTGCCAGCTGTGCGGGAAGCGACCCGCGATCGTCCATTTCACGGAAATCGTGAACAACAAGAAGTCGGAATACCACGTCTGCGAGAAGTGCGCCGAAGAGCGGGGCTACAGCGTGCCCCTCCTGAAAACAAAGTTTTCAGTCGGCGATCTCCTCGCGGGCATGGTGGACCAGACCGGCGTCGGCGAGGAGGCCAAGGTCGGGCGCGTGCAGTGTCCGCGCTGCGGCATGGTCTATTCGAGTTTCCGGGAGACGGGCCGCCTCGGCTGCTCCGAGTGCTACGTGACGTTCCGCACCCAGCTCCGGCCGCTCCTGCGCCGGATCCACGGAAGCACGAAGCACGTCGGCAAGGCGCCGCGGCGGGACGACGCGCGCACGAACCTGCGCCACGAGATCCAGCGCCTCCACGAAGAGATGCAACGCGCGATCGAGCGGGAGGAATTCGAGACCGCCGCCAGCCTCCGCGACCAGATCCGCGCCATGGAAGGGCAGGAGACGACGGAGACGACCGGGGAGGGGGCGGCGTGA
- a CDS encoding protein arginine kinase, which produces MKLTTLARSLGRWLDGTGPSSDIVLSTRVRLARNMKDVPFTHRAREEQLAMVYSSAITAVRKTPPLAHSSAFQMRDLTPLDRQFLVERHLISNDLADNGKLRGLLVMPDESVAVMVNEEDHLRLQALASGFQLRSAWEAVNAIDDELAQDLDYAFSDELGYLTACPTNAGTGMRASVLIHLPSLVLTKQIGKVLQGITQVGLAVRGFYGEGSQIMGNFFQISNQTTLGQSERETIDSLERVTRQIIDYEQRARDELVKDARVQIEDKIWRAYGTLRHSRVISSQEVINLSSAVRFGVALNMEGLTDVPTLNEMLIRTQPAHLQLFTGREMEQRERNVVRADYVRHLLEGGGDDAVRSN; this is translated from the coding sequence GTGAAGCTGACCACGCTGGCGCGATCGCTGGGCCGCTGGCTGGACGGGACGGGGCCGTCGTCGGACATCGTCCTCTCCACGCGCGTCCGGCTCGCGCGCAACATGAAGGACGTCCCCTTCACCCACCGGGCGCGCGAAGAGCAGCTCGCGATGGTCTACTCCAGCGCGATCACCGCCGTGCGCAAGACGCCGCCGCTCGCGCACTCGTCGGCGTTCCAGATGCGCGATCTGACGCCGCTCGACCGGCAGTTCCTGGTCGAGCGCCATCTGATCTCGAACGATCTGGCCGACAACGGGAAGCTTCGCGGGCTGCTCGTGATGCCCGACGAGAGCGTGGCCGTGATGGTGAACGAAGAGGACCATCTTCGCCTGCAGGCGCTGGCGTCGGGGTTCCAGCTCCGCTCGGCCTGGGAGGCGGTCAACGCCATCGATGATGAATTGGCGCAGGACCTCGACTATGCTTTCAGCGACGAGCTCGGCTATTTGACGGCGTGCCCGACGAATGCGGGCACCGGCATGCGCGCCTCGGTGCTGATCCACCTGCCCTCGCTCGTCCTGACCAAGCAGATCGGCAAAGTGCTCCAGGGCATCACGCAGGTGGGTCTCGCCGTGCGCGGCTTCTACGGCGAGGGCTCGCAGATCATGGGGAACTTCTTCCAGATCTCGAACCAGACGACGCTGGGTCAGAGCGAGCGGGAGACGATCGACAGTCTGGAGCGGGTGACGCGACAGATCATCGACTACGAGCAGCGGGCGCGGGACGAGCTGGTCAAGGACGCCCGCGTGCAGATCGAAGACAAGATCTGGAGGGCCTACGGGACCCTGCGGCACAGCCGCGTGATCTCGTCCCAGGAAGTGATCAACCTCTCCTCGGCGGTGCGCTTCGGCGTGGCGCTGAACATGGAGGGGCTGACCGACGTGCCGACATTGAACGAAATGTTGATCCGCACCCAGCCGGCGCACCTGCAGCTCTTCACGGGGCGCGAGATGGAGCAGCGCGAACGGAACGTGGTCCGCGCCGACTACGTCCGCCACCTCCTCGAAGGCGGCGGGGACGATGCGGTGCGCTCGAATTAG
- a CDS encoding ATP-dependent Clp protease ATP-binding subunit: MHDKFTERVRKVMYLAREEAARLQHDYIGTEHLLLGVIREGEGIAATVLNNLGLDLDAIRQAVESMVASTGGTLTIGEIPFTPRAKRVLELSVDEARQLGHNYVGTEHLLLGLIREGEGVAARVLLELGVDRKKVREETLKLLGGTPSASQPEREGKVETPALNQFGRDLTALARENKLDPIIGRESEIERVIQVLSRRKKNNPILIGEPGVGKTAIAEGLAERIVENRVPETLKDKRIVTLDLAAVVAGTKYRGQFEERLKAVMNEIRESKDTIIFIDELHTIVGAGGAEGAIDASNMLKPALARGELQCIGATTLDEFRKYIEKDGALERRFQPIMVDPPSVDETIQIIMGLRDKYEAHHGSKYTDDAIVAAVKLADRYINDRFLPDKAIDVIDEAGACARLSMSAIPSEVRELEKQVEEVAKEKEASIQQQEFEKAARFRDKEKELRAKLREHKKNWNEIKHETEVKVDADLIAQVISRMTGIPISRIEEKESEKLLRMEEEIRKSIVGQDEAVAAVSRAIRRNRAGLRDPRRPIGSFIFLGPTGVGKTELARVLARFLFDDPDALIRIDMSEYMEKFSVSRLIGAPPGYVGHEEGGQLTEKVRRKPYSVVLLDEIEKAHPDVFNILLQVLDDGQLTDSLRRRVDFKNTVLIMTSNLGARQIKGQRALGFGERTEDSTYDNMKRTILEELKRNFNPEFLNRIDEAIVFHPLSRPQMEQITGILLQQVSERLRQSGVKVTFEPSVVDLLIEKGFDAALGARPLKRAIQKLIEDPLSEHVLRGQLKEGSDVLISRAGDELTFAS; the protein is encoded by the coding sequence ATGCATGACAAGTTCACGGAACGCGTGCGCAAGGTGATGTACCTCGCCCGCGAGGAGGCGGCCCGGCTCCAGCACGACTACATCGGGACCGAGCACCTTCTCCTGGGCGTCATCCGCGAAGGAGAGGGAATCGCCGCCACGGTGCTGAACAATCTGGGCCTCGACCTGGACGCCATCCGCCAGGCGGTCGAGAGCATGGTCGCCTCCACCGGAGGCACGCTCACGATCGGCGAGATCCCGTTCACGCCGCGGGCGAAGCGGGTGCTCGAGCTGTCGGTGGACGAAGCGCGCCAGCTCGGCCACAACTACGTCGGCACCGAGCATCTCCTCCTGGGGCTGATCCGGGAAGGGGAGGGCGTCGCCGCGCGCGTCCTGCTCGAGCTGGGCGTGGACCGGAAGAAGGTGCGCGAGGAGACCCTGAAGCTCCTGGGCGGCACGCCGTCGGCGTCGCAGCCGGAGCGCGAGGGGAAGGTCGAGACGCCGGCGCTGAACCAGTTCGGCCGCGACCTGACCGCCCTGGCCCGGGAGAACAAGCTCGACCCCATCATCGGGCGCGAGTCCGAGATCGAGCGCGTCATCCAGGTGCTCTCCCGCCGGAAGAAGAACAACCCGATCCTGATCGGGGAGCCCGGCGTGGGGAAGACCGCCATCGCCGAGGGGCTGGCCGAGCGGATCGTCGAGAACCGGGTCCCGGAGACCCTCAAGGACAAGCGGATCGTTACGTTGGACCTCGCGGCGGTGGTCGCGGGTACCAAGTATCGCGGCCAGTTCGAAGAGCGCCTCAAGGCGGTCATGAACGAGATCCGGGAATCCAAGGACACCATCATCTTCATCGACGAGCTCCATACCATCGTCGGGGCGGGCGGCGCCGAGGGCGCCATCGACGCCTCGAACATGCTGAAGCCGGCGCTGGCGCGCGGCGAGCTCCAGTGCATCGGGGCCACCACGCTCGACGAGTTCCGGAAGTACATCGAGAAGGACGGGGCCCTGGAGCGGCGCTTCCAGCCGATCATGGTCGACCCCCCCTCGGTGGACGAGACGATCCAGATCATCATGGGGCTGCGCGACAAGTACGAGGCGCACCACGGCTCCAAGTACACGGACGACGCCATCGTCGCGGCGGTGAAGCTGGCCGACCGCTACATCAACGACCGCTTCCTCCCGGACAAGGCCATCGACGTGATCGACGAGGCGGGCGCCTGCGCGCGCCTCTCGATGTCGGCCATTCCCTCCGAGGTGCGCGAGCTGGAGAAGCAGGTCGAGGAAGTGGCCAAGGAGAAGGAAGCCTCGATCCAGCAGCAGGAGTTCGAGAAGGCGGCCCGCTTCCGCGACAAGGAGAAGGAGCTCCGCGCGAAGCTCCGCGAGCACAAGAAGAACTGGAACGAGATCAAGCACGAGACCGAGGTCAAGGTGGACGCCGACCTCATCGCGCAGGTCATCTCGCGCATGACCGGCATCCCGATCTCGCGCATCGAGGAAAAGGAATCGGAGAAGCTCCTCCGCATGGAGGAGGAGATCCGGAAGTCGATCGTCGGGCAGGACGAGGCCGTCGCGGCCGTCTCCCGCGCCATCCGGCGGAACCGGGCCGGGCTCAGGGATCCGCGGCGTCCCATCGGCTCCTTCATCTTCCTCGGCCCGACCGGCGTGGGGAAGACCGAGCTGGCGCGCGTGCTCGCGCGGTTCCTCTTCGACGACCCGGACGCGCTCATCCGGATCGACATGTCGGAGTACATGGAGAAGTTCTCGGTCTCGCGGCTGATCGGCGCCCCGCCGGGGTACGTGGGCCACGAGGAGGGCGGGCAGCTGACGGAGAAGGTCCGCCGGAAGCCCTACTCGGTGGTGCTCCTCGACGAGATCGAGAAGGCCCATCCCGACGTGTTCAACATCCTGCTCCAAGTGCTGGACGACGGGCAGCTCACCGACAGCCTGCGGCGCCGCGTCGATTTCAAGAACACGGTGCTGATCATGACGTCGAACCTCGGAGCCCGGCAGATCAAGGGGCAGCGCGCGCTGGGCTTCGGCGAGCGTACCGAGGACTCGACCTACGACAACATGAAGCGGACGATCCTCGAGGAGCTGAAGCGCAACTTCAATCCGGAGTTCCTGAACCGGATCGACGAGGCGATCGTCTTCCACCCGCTGTCGCGCCCGCAGATGGAGCAGATCACCGGCATCCTGCTGCAGCAGGTGTCCGAGCGGCTGCGCCAGAGCGGCGTCAAGGTCACGTTCGAGCCCTCGGTCGTCGACCTCCTCATCGAGAAGGGGTTCGACGCCGCGCTGGGAGCCCGTCCGCTCAAGCGCGCCATCCAGAAGCTCATCGAAGACCCCCTCTCCGAGCACGTGCTGCGCGGCCAGCTGAAAGAAGGCAGCGACGTGCTCATCTCCCGTGCCGGTGACGAGCTGACCTTTGCGTCCTGA
- the bamA gene encoding outer membrane protein assembly factor BamA, with protein MPDAIRAAAPRRGGRGLAARAAIPCFAALFLTLGPGTPGASAQIANPPSSSPFDTTSAPATPLPEPPAAPAPSPSGPAVVHSVRASGFANVDSTVILRTFGFKAGDPYDPAGVRAGVRRLFATGLFTDVDVQDASTPAGVDLNVQVKERLRIQGVQFSGAKKIEEKTLKTKITVATGQLVDPGTLELDARKIQDAYADEGYGHARVHTITRPAGPGAVTVIFQVEEGEKEKVRGITVHGANTLSAEGIRKSMKSRTPAFLKSGTYKPSQIEDDETKIRLYMRSRGFRDADVDSIRAIETPDGKGVLLHVYVREGPRYRFGNVAWTGNSAVPRAALDIATMIRPGTPYNESQVQKTLEQAYSLYQEQGYLFLSIDPKFTDRDSVVDVDFQVQEGNRSRVADLRIVGNTRTKENVIRREASVRPGDVFRRSALIRTQRDIFGLGYFQDVNVDYEPTGDSADIRLTLKVQEKQTGTASAGAGYSSQTGVTGFLELGHNNLFGNGQSISVRLERGSHTGNIELSFTEPWFRDTPLSLGADIFNTQRDLDFYDRKDVGGGVRLGRPLPWPDYTRGVIAYDLRDVTLSNIRAVSPGEPSNLAELRTTKWPRRVSSVTLTFTRNSTDNPFYPTRGSRLSWGNEIAGGLFGGVEHYTKETVELRNFSKLQSPFTLMLRGKAGFLAGSTVPDYERFRLGGTTADYLRGYPDYYVVPRANITRDPLTGRVLDRYPGGRTMLILTSELQFPIADPLHGLLFFEAGNTWNSTRDLDLGDLRKSAGVGVRLEVPALGRVGFDVGYGFDREEGGQWETHFQLGNTF; from the coding sequence ATGCCTGACGCCATTCGAGCCGCGGCGCCCCGAAGGGGGGGCCGCGGTCTCGCGGCCCGCGCCGCGATCCCGTGCTTCGCGGCGCTTTTCCTGACGCTCGGACCCGGGACGCCCGGCGCGAGCGCCCAGATCGCCAACCCGCCCTCGTCCTCGCCGTTCGACACCACGTCGGCGCCCGCGACGCCGCTGCCCGAGCCTCCCGCGGCTCCGGCGCCGTCGCCCTCGGGTCCGGCGGTCGTCCACTCGGTCCGGGCCTCAGGCTTCGCCAACGTGGACTCCACCGTCATTCTCCGGACCTTCGGATTCAAGGCGGGCGATCCCTACGATCCCGCGGGCGTGCGCGCGGGCGTGCGGCGGCTCTTCGCGACCGGCCTCTTCACTGACGTGGACGTCCAGGATGCCTCCACCCCCGCGGGGGTGGATCTGAACGTGCAGGTCAAGGAGCGGCTGCGGATCCAGGGCGTGCAGTTCAGCGGCGCGAAGAAGATCGAAGAGAAGACGCTGAAGACCAAGATCACGGTGGCGACGGGGCAGCTGGTCGATCCGGGCACGCTGGAGCTCGACGCCCGGAAGATCCAGGACGCCTATGCCGACGAGGGCTACGGCCACGCGCGGGTCCACACGATCACGCGCCCCGCCGGCCCCGGCGCGGTCACGGTGATCTTCCAGGTCGAGGAGGGGGAGAAGGAGAAGGTGCGCGGCATCACCGTGCACGGCGCGAACACCCTCTCGGCCGAGGGCATCCGCAAGTCGATGAAGAGCCGGACGCCGGCCTTTCTGAAGAGCGGGACCTACAAGCCCTCCCAGATCGAAGACGACGAGACCAAGATCCGGCTGTACATGCGCAGCCGCGGATTCCGCGACGCCGACGTGGATTCGATCCGCGCGATCGAGACCCCCGACGGCAAGGGCGTCCTGCTCCACGTCTACGTGCGCGAGGGACCCCGCTACCGGTTCGGGAACGTGGCGTGGACGGGAAACAGCGCCGTGCCGCGCGCAGCGCTCGACATCGCGACGATGATCCGCCCCGGCACGCCGTACAACGAGAGCCAGGTCCAGAAGACGCTGGAGCAGGCCTACTCGCTCTACCAGGAACAGGGGTACCTCTTCCTCTCGATCGATCCCAAGTTCACCGACCGCGACTCGGTGGTGGACGTCGACTTCCAGGTGCAGGAGGGGAACCGCTCGCGCGTGGCCGACCTGCGGATCGTGGGGAACACGCGCACCAAGGAGAACGTCATCCGCCGCGAGGCCTCGGTCCGCCCGGGGGACGTCTTCCGGCGCTCGGCCCTGATCCGCACCCAGCGGGACATCTTCGGCCTGGGCTATTTCCAGGACGTCAACGTGGACTACGAGCCGACCGGCGACAGCGCGGACATCCGGCTGACCCTGAAGGTCCAGGAGAAGCAGACGGGAACGGCCAGCGCCGGAGCGGGGTACTCCAGCCAGACCGGCGTGACCGGCTTCCTGGAGCTGGGACACAACAACCTGTTCGGCAACGGCCAGAGCATCTCCGTCCGGCTCGAGCGGGGGAGCCACACCGGCAACATCGAGCTCTCCTTCACCGAGCCCTGGTTCCGGGACACCCCCCTCTCCCTGGGGGCCGACATCTTCAACACGCAGCGGGACCTCGACTTCTACGACCGGAAGGACGTGGGCGGAGGGGTCCGGCTGGGGCGGCCGCTGCCGTGGCCCGACTACACCCGGGGCGTGATCGCTTACGATCTTCGGGACGTGACGCTGTCGAACATCCGGGCCGTCAGCCCGGGCGAGCCGTCGAACCTGGCCGAGCTTCGAACGACCAAGTGGCCGCGCCGCGTGAGCAGCGTGACCCTGACCTTCACCCGCAACAGCACCGACAACCCCTTCTATCCGACGCGCGGCTCCCGGCTGAGCTGGGGAAACGAGATCGCGGGGGGCCTCTTCGGAGGGGTGGAGCACTACACGAAGGAGACCGTGGAGCTGCGGAATTTCAGCAAGCTGCAATCGCCGTTCACGTTGATGCTGCGGGGGAAAGCCGGCTTCCTGGCCGGGTCGACCGTGCCCGACTACGAACGCTTCCGGCTGGGCGGGACGACGGCGGACTACCTGCGGGGCTATCCGGACTACTACGTGGTGCCGCGCGCGAACATCACGCGCGATCCGCTGACGGGGAGGGTCCTGGACCGCTACCCGGGCGGGCGCACGATGCTGATCCTGACCAGCGAGCTGCAGTTTCCGATCGCCGATCCGCTCCATGGCCTGCTCTTCTTCGAAGCGGGGAACACCTGGAATTCGACCCGCGACCTGGATCTCGGGGATCTCCGGAAGTCGGCGGGCGTGGGCGTGCGGCTCGAAGTGCCCGCTCTGGGTCGCGTCGGATTCGACGTCGGCTACGGATTCGACCGGGAAGAAGGGGGTCAGTGGGAGACCCACTTCCAGTTAGGCAACACCTTCTGA
- a CDS encoding OmpH family outer membrane protein, whose amino-acid sequence MCASLLAAPVVRAADLKLGFIDSDRIFQQYEKTKTVQEDFNREVADISKTAREKKTEIDDLQRKLDQQSPMLSEAKRDEQNKQLQSKIGEYEAFVQANWGPNGRISKLNEEYLKPIIDRVHNIVTVIGTDEGYSLILDAADGNVVFGDKSYDLTDRVLSSLRTEDESGTPYRGRSSQ is encoded by the coding sequence TTGTGCGCCTCCCTCCTCGCGGCCCCCGTGGTCCGCGCGGCGGATTTGAAGCTCGGCTTCATCGATTCCGACCGGATCTTCCAGCAATACGAGAAGACCAAGACGGTCCAGGAGGACTTCAACCGCGAGGTCGCGGACATCTCCAAGACCGCCCGGGAGAAGAAGACGGAGATCGACGACCTGCAGCGCAAGCTGGATCAGCAGAGCCCGATGCTGAGCGAGGCGAAGCGGGACGAGCAGAACAAGCAGCTCCAGAGCAAGATCGGCGAGTACGAAGCGTTCGTTCAAGCCAACTGGGGGCCGAACGGCAGGATCTCCAAGCTGAACGAAGAGTACCTGAAGCCGATCATCGATCGCGTTCACAACATCGTGACCGTGATCGGTACCGACGAGGGGTATTCGCTGATCCTCGACGCGGCCGACGGCAACGTCGTGTTTGGAGACAAGTCGTACGACCTGACCGACCGCGTCTTGAGCTCGCTAAGGACGGAGGATGAGAGCGGAACCCCGTACCGCGGACGCAGCAGCCAGTAG
- the lpxD gene encoding UDP-3-O-(3-hydroxymyristoyl)glucosamine N-acyltransferase has product MLAQVVGGVVIGDGSTEITGVAGIREAQEGDLTFLANPRYEPYLGQTRASAVIVAEDHRDLGKPLIQNAHPYLAFLKAVRFFQGEEARPEPGIHPSAVLAADACVDATASIGPHVVIESGARVGPLAWVGPGCYIGAGASIGSETRLHPNVTLLEECVLGARVIVHSGAVIGSDGFGFVRDGDIYRKLPQVGNVVVEDDVELGACVTIDRATMGTTRIGQGSKIDNLVQIAHNVQIGRNCIIVAQVGISGSTSIGENVVLAGQVGIVGHIEIGAGAQVGAKSGVSKSVKPGERIFGYPALPVGQAKRIEASLRHLPELIQTVRALRRRIEELEGQKPSS; this is encoded by the coding sequence GTGCTGGCCCAGGTGGTCGGCGGCGTCGTCATCGGCGACGGCTCGACCGAGATCACCGGCGTCGCCGGGATCCGCGAGGCCCAGGAAGGGGATCTCACCTTTCTCGCCAATCCCCGCTACGAGCCCTATCTGGGGCAGACGCGCGCTTCCGCCGTCATCGTGGCCGAGGATCATCGCGACCTCGGCAAGCCGCTCATCCAGAACGCCCATCCCTATCTCGCCTTCCTGAAGGCGGTCCGCTTCTTCCAGGGGGAGGAGGCCCGCCCCGAGCCGGGCATCCATCCCTCCGCCGTCCTCGCGGCCGACGCCTGCGTCGACGCCACCGCCTCGATCGGTCCCCACGTCGTGATCGAATCGGGCGCGCGCGTCGGCCCGCTGGCCTGGGTCGGACCCGGCTGCTACATCGGCGCCGGCGCTTCGATCGGCTCCGAGACGCGGCTCCATCCCAACGTGACCCTCCTCGAGGAATGCGTGCTGGGCGCGCGCGTGATCGTCCACTCCGGCGCCGTCATCGGCAGCGACGGCTTCGGCTTCGTGCGCGACGGCGACATCTATCGGAAGCTTCCCCAGGTCGGGAACGTGGTCGTCGAGGACGACGTGGAGCTGGGCGCCTGCGTCACGATCGACCGCGCCACCATGGGCACGACCCGGATCGGACAGGGGAGCAAGATCGACAACCTGGTTCAGATCGCGCACAACGTGCAGATCGGCCGGAACTGCATCATCGTGGCCCAGGTCGGCATCTCGGGAAGCACTTCCATCGGCGAGAACGTGGTGCTGGCGGGGCAGGTCGGCATCGTGGGCCACATCGAGATCGGCGCCGGCGCGCAGGTGGGCGCCAAGTCGGGCGTCTCCAAGTCGGTGAAGCCGGGGGAGCGGATCTTCGGCTACCCGGCGCTTCCGGTGGGGCAGGCGAAGCGGATCGAAGCCTCCCTCCGGCACCTACCCGAGCTGATCCAGACCGTCCGCGCGCTCAGGCGCCGGATCGAGGAGCTCGAGGGGCAGAAGCCTTCCTCGTGA
- a CDS encoding bifunctional UDP-3-O-[3-hydroxymyristoyl] N-acetylglucosamine deacetylase/3-hydroxyacyl-ACP dehydratase, with the protein MSAPNQRTLGRTVAYDGVGLHTGAACHVEFRPAPPGTGIRFVRLDLPGAPEIPVAPRYARADTDQMRRTILKNDGAEVHTVEHILAAIAGLEIDNMVIALDAQEPPEPQDGSARPYVALFQGAGIVEQPAARQYFRVTEPVQYEEGGVILVALPHEGLRVTFTIEYENAYRGTQYATYDITPDTFVREIAPARTFVLERDVEHLRSRGMIQGGTLQNAVVVQPDGILNREPLRFEDEFVRHKILDFLGDLFLLGRPARGHFLSVKSGHATNVRFVQRLIQDQEPGSLIRGIVGNGNHGPIQLDIMAIQKIMPHRYPLLLIDRILSLEEDRVVGIKNVTINEPFFAGHFPGHPIMPAVLIIEAMAQCGGVLLLNTVDRPKDKLVYFMGINNAKFRKPVRPGDQLRFELTLLRLKQRICKMEGKAYVHGDLVAEAELLSSIVERNP; encoded by the coding sequence GTGAGCGCGCCCAACCAGCGGACCCTCGGCCGCACCGTCGCCTACGACGGCGTCGGCCTGCACACCGGCGCCGCCTGCCACGTCGAGTTCCGTCCCGCGCCACCGGGCACGGGAATCCGCTTCGTCCGCCTCGACCTGCCGGGCGCTCCCGAGATTCCCGTCGCGCCCCGCTACGCGCGCGCCGACACCGACCAGATGCGCCGCACCATCTTGAAGAACGATGGCGCGGAGGTGCACACGGTCGAGCACATCCTCGCCGCGATCGCCGGTCTCGAGATCGACAACATGGTGATCGCGCTCGACGCGCAGGAGCCGCCGGAGCCGCAGGACGGCAGCGCGCGGCCCTACGTGGCCCTCTTCCAGGGCGCGGGCATCGTCGAACAGCCGGCGGCGCGCCAGTACTTCCGCGTCACCGAGCCGGTCCAGTACGAGGAGGGGGGCGTGATCCTGGTCGCCCTCCCCCACGAGGGGCTCCGCGTCACGTTCACCATCGAGTACGAGAACGCCTACCGCGGCACGCAGTACGCCACGTACGACATCACCCCCGACACCTTCGTGCGCGAGATCGCGCCCGCCCGGACGTTCGTGCTGGAGCGCGACGTGGAACACCTCCGGTCGCGCGGCATGATCCAGGGGGGGACGCTTCAGAACGCGGTCGTGGTGCAGCCGGACGGCATCCTGAACCGGGAGCCGCTCCGCTTCGAGGACGAGTTCGTCCGCCACAAGATCCTCGATTTCCTCGGGGACCTCTTCCTCCTGGGACGCCCCGCGCGGGGCCACTTCCTCTCCGTGAAGTCGGGACACGCCACCAACGTGCGCTTCGTGCAGCGCCTGATCCAGGACCAGGAGCCGGGTAGCCTGATCCGCGGCATCGTCGGCAACGGCAACCACGGCCCGATCCAGCTCGACATCATGGCGATCCAGAAGATCATGCCGCATCGCTACCCGCTGCTCCTGATCGACCGGATCCTGAGCCTCGAGGAGGACCGGGTGGTGGGCATCAAGAACGTGACGATCAACGAGCCGTTCTTCGCCGGGCACTTCCCGGGGCACCCGATCATGCCCGCGGTGCTCATCATCGAGGCGATGGCGCAGTGCGGTGGCGTGCTCCTCCTGAACACGGTGGATCGCCCCAAGGACAAGCTGGTCTACTTCATGGGAATCAACAACGCGAAATTCCGGAAGCCGGTGCGGCCGGGCGATCAGCTGCGATTCGAGCTGACCCTGCTCCGCCTGAAGCAGCGCATCTGCAAGATGGAGGGAAAGGCCTACGTCCATGGAGACCTCGTCGCGGAAGCAGAGCTCCTTTCCAGCATTGTCGAGCGCAATCCCTGA